A genomic stretch from Streptomyces sp. QL37 includes:
- a CDS encoding response regulator transcription factor has product MIRVLLADDQSLVRAGFRALLDAQPDIEVAGEAADGAEAVRLMRELRPDTVLMDIRMPTLDGLAATRAITGDPALQEVKVVMLTTFELDEYVFEAIRSGASGFLVKDTEPDELLRAVRAVVAGDALLSPGVTRRLIAEFAARSKAPAAATVLDELTEREREVMALVGIGLSNEEIARRLVVSPLTAKTHVSRAMVKLGTRDRAQLVVLAYESGLVRPGWLG; this is encoded by the coding sequence GTGATCCGCGTACTGCTCGCCGACGACCAGTCGCTGGTCCGGGCGGGGTTCCGGGCGCTTCTGGACGCCCAGCCGGACATCGAGGTGGCCGGTGAGGCCGCCGACGGGGCGGAGGCCGTACGCCTCATGCGCGAACTGCGCCCCGACACCGTGCTCATGGACATCCGGATGCCGACGCTGGACGGTCTGGCCGCGACCCGGGCGATCACCGGTGACCCTGCTCTCCAGGAGGTGAAGGTGGTCATGCTCACCACCTTCGAACTCGACGAGTACGTCTTCGAGGCCATCCGGTCCGGAGCCTCCGGATTCCTGGTCAAGGACACCGAACCGGACGAACTGCTGCGCGCGGTGCGTGCGGTGGTGGCCGGGGATGCCCTGCTGTCACCGGGGGTCACCCGGCGTCTGATCGCGGAGTTCGCGGCCCGTTCCAAGGCGCCCGCGGCGGCGACGGTCCTGGACGAACTGACCGAACGTGAGAGGGAGGTCATGGCCCTGGTCGGTATCGGCCTCTCCAACGAGGAGATCGCCCGCAGGCTCGTCGTCAGCCCGCTCACCGCGAAGACCCACGTCAGCCGCGCCATGGTCAAGCTGGGTACCCGGGACAGGGCGCAACTCGTCGTGCTCGCCTACGAGTCGGGGCTCGTGCGGCCCGGCTGGCTCGGCTGA
- a CDS encoding DUF6332 family protein has protein sequence MSRRTQAERDAMTVEIGYALVSGVLVAAATFAGVCLPALLLQLPAGAERVLFRVGAVLGALVFILRVVHVLRRFPRAAGERRLPAVQPSQPGRTSPDS, from the coding sequence ATGTCGCGACGCACTCAGGCGGAACGGGACGCCATGACCGTGGAGATCGGCTACGCCCTGGTCAGCGGAGTCCTGGTGGCCGCGGCCACCTTTGCCGGGGTCTGCCTCCCCGCGCTGCTCCTCCAGCTGCCGGCCGGTGCGGAGCGCGTGCTGTTCCGGGTGGGGGCCGTGCTCGGCGCGCTGGTGTTCATCCTCCGGGTGGTCCATGTGCTCCGGCGCTTCCCCCGCGCGGCCGGGGAACGCCGCCTGCCGGCCGTTCAGCCGAGCCAGCCGGGCCGCACGAGCCCCGACTCGTAG
- a CDS encoding MarR family transcriptional regulator, which yields MAAKKSEQALVGEWREMLALHARTLGELDRALDRHGLGASDFEVLDILAEAGSEGRDGCLRVQEIASRVHLSQSALSRLVARLERDGLVRRAMCSEDRRGVRVELTETGRACHTEARPVQRAVLARMLD from the coding sequence ATGGCAGCGAAGAAGTCCGAGCAGGCGCTCGTCGGCGAGTGGCGCGAGATGCTCGCACTGCACGCCAGGACCCTGGGTGAGCTGGACCGGGCGCTGGACCGGCACGGTCTGGGAGCCAGTGACTTCGAGGTCCTGGACATCCTCGCGGAGGCCGGTTCGGAGGGCCGCGACGGCTGCCTCCGCGTTCAGGAGATCGCTTCGCGGGTCCATCTCAGCCAGAGCGCGCTGTCGCGTCTCGTCGCGCGGCTGGAGAGGGACGGCCTCGTGCGCCGGGCGATGTGCAGCGAGGACCGCCGCGGTGTGCGTGTCGAGCTGACGGAAACCGGCCGGGCCTGCCATACGGAGGCCAGGCCCGTTCAGCGGGCGGTGCTGGCCCGGATGCTGGACTAG
- a CDS encoding maleylpyruvate isomerase family mycothiol-dependent enzyme, with protein METAEYLTALTSEGHALLRAAREAGTDTPVPTCPGWRVRDLLKHTCMVHRWATAFVVVGHRTHRPAAEEPDLDGDALFDRFAEGHRLLVDELRAAPAGLKCWTVFPSPAPLAFWARRQAHETRIHRVDAESARGGRLTSVAPPHAVDGIDELLAGFHARARSRVRTEAPRTLRVRAVDTDAVWTVRLSADPPLTVRGAAGLEIPADCTLRGTAEELYLGLWNRAPLSSADRSGDPGVVALWEKNSAVVWS; from the coding sequence GTGGAGACCGCCGAGTACCTGACAGCACTCACCTCGGAGGGCCACGCACTCCTCCGGGCCGCACGCGAGGCGGGGACGGACACCCCGGTCCCGACCTGCCCGGGATGGCGGGTGCGCGATCTCCTCAAGCACACCTGCATGGTGCACCGTTGGGCCACCGCGTTCGTCGTCGTCGGGCACCGGACGCACCGCCCGGCGGCCGAGGAACCCGACCTCGACGGCGACGCGCTGTTCGACCGCTTCGCGGAGGGCCACCGCCTGCTCGTCGACGAGCTACGGGCCGCACCGGCGGGCCTGAAGTGCTGGACGGTCTTTCCCTCGCCCGCCCCGCTCGCGTTCTGGGCGCGCCGGCAGGCGCACGAGACCAGGATCCACCGGGTGGACGCGGAGTCGGCACGGGGCGGCCGGCTCACCTCCGTGGCACCGCCGCACGCGGTGGACGGCATCGACGAACTCCTGGCCGGCTTCCACGCCCGCGCCAGGAGCCGTGTCCGTACGGAGGCCCCGCGCACTCTCCGGGTGCGGGCGGTGGACACGGACGCGGTGTGGACCGTACGCCTGTCGGCCGATCCGCCGCTCACGGTGCGTGGAGCCGCCGGCCTGGAGATACCCGCCGACTGCACGCTCCGCGGCACGGCCGAGGAGCTCTACCTGGGGCTGTGGAACCGCGCCCCGCTGTCGTCCGCCGACCGGTCCGGGGACCCTGGGGTCGTCGCGCTGTGGGAGAAGAACTCCGCCGTCGTCTGGTCGTGA